One genomic segment of Salinigranum rubrum includes these proteins:
- a CDS encoding UPF0058 family protein — protein sequence MKKQELIHLHGLLSEVHTQMETWEDEELDLSEYETMGVRPTSIHRSKTDHKAAVFEIAEGITTAMKEAEAETDHLAPKAD from the coding sequence ATGAAGAAACAGGAGCTCATCCACCTGCACGGCTTACTGTCAGAAGTACATACGCAGATGGAGACCTGGGAAGACGAAGAACTGGACCTCTCCGAGTACGAGACGATGGGGGTCCGGCCGACATCTATCCACCGCTCGAAGACGGACCACAAGGCAGCCGTCTTCGAGATTGCCGAGGGGATCACCACGGCGATGAAGGAGGCAGAGGCGGAAACCGACCACCTGGCCCCGAAGGCCGACTGA
- a CDS encoding ATPase domain-containing protein — translation MVEPADSGTDTGVDDDNRGVIERLSSGIDGFDTVLGGGFLRGYHYLIRGTPGAGKTVLGWHFLVADGGGDALYVTFEECPEKIRRNAASLGIDLDSVTILDMSPEARSFAEGASYDVFAPSAVEYESLTDRVRAQVEASPKRVLLDPVTQLRYLAPDEYQFRRELLSLMGLLTEQRATVLFTSQASPETPDSDLQFMGDGIVELSRPNGGRVLDVPKFRGGSVATGPHAVTLDQGGMTVYPRVVPDHDGRPFVRTLASSGVPALDDLLHGGIELGTTTLFSGPTGIGKTTVGALFLVEAAGQGDHSVLYHLEEKPATFVERCAAIGTPVTELLESEALEVVGVTPSLLTVGEFLAQVQSNVTDETTFVMIDGVSGFEKLTNLSVEREELSALRSYLTARGITVVLTDEMPNITGDFRPTKSGETAIADNIVFMRYLEFNGELHRAIGVLKKRASDFEHRLRQFEITDEGVVIGDPITGLSGVLTGDPQWVGVGSDREEVL, via the coding sequence ATGGTCGAACCCGCAGACAGTGGAACCGACACAGGCGTGGACGACGACAACCGGGGCGTCATCGAGCGGCTTTCGAGCGGCATCGATGGGTTCGATACCGTCCTCGGCGGCGGATTCCTGCGCGGCTATCACTATCTGATCCGCGGGACGCCCGGCGCGGGGAAGACGGTGCTCGGCTGGCACTTCCTGGTCGCCGACGGCGGCGGGGACGCGCTGTACGTGACGTTCGAGGAGTGTCCCGAGAAGATCCGACGGAACGCCGCGTCGCTCGGCATCGACCTCGACAGCGTCACCATCCTGGATATGAGCCCCGAGGCGCGGTCGTTCGCCGAGGGAGCCAGCTACGACGTCTTCGCCCCGTCCGCCGTGGAGTACGAGTCGCTGACCGACCGCGTCCGCGCACAGGTCGAGGCGTCGCCGAAGCGGGTGCTTTTGGACCCGGTGACGCAACTGCGGTATCTCGCGCCGGACGAGTACCAGTTCCGGCGGGAACTCCTCTCGCTCATGGGCCTGCTGACAGAGCAGAGAGCGACGGTGCTTTTCACCTCGCAAGCGAGTCCGGAGACGCCCGACAGCGACCTGCAGTTCATGGGCGACGGAATCGTCGAACTGTCGCGTCCGAACGGCGGCCGGGTGCTCGACGTCCCGAAGTTTCGCGGGGGAAGCGTCGCCACGGGACCTCACGCCGTCACGCTCGACCAGGGGGGAATGACCGTCTACCCGCGGGTCGTGCCCGACCACGACGGGCGCCCGTTCGTCCGGACGCTCGCGTCCTCGGGCGTCCCGGCGCTCGACGACCTCCTGCACGGGGGGATCGAACTGGGGACCACCACGCTGTTCAGCGGCCCGACGGGTATCGGCAAGACGACGGTCGGTGCCCTCTTTCTCGTCGAAGCGGCCGGACAGGGGGACCACTCGGTCCTCTACCACCTGGAAGAGAAGCCGGCGACGTTCGTCGAACGCTGTGCCGCAATCGGCACGCCGGTGACGGAACTGCTCGAATCGGAGGCGCTCGAAGTCGTCGGCGTGACGCCCTCGCTGTTGACCGTCGGCGAGTTCCTCGCGCAGGTCCAAAGCAACGTCACCGACGAGACGACGTTCGTGATGATAGACGGGGTCTCGGGGTTCGAGAAGCTCACCAACCTCTCCGTCGAGCGCGAGGAGCTATCGGCGCTGCGGAGTTACCTGACCGCCCGCGGTATCACGGTGGTTCTCACCGACGAGATGCCGAACATCACGGGCGACTTCCGCCCGACGAAGTCGGGCGAGACGGCCATCGCGGACAACATCGTGTTCATGCGGTATCTCGAGTTCAACGGCGAACTCCACCGCGCTATCGGCGTGTTGAAGAAGCGAGCGAGCGACTTCGAACACCGACTCAGGCAGTTCGAGATAACCGACGAAGGCGTCGTTATCGGCGACCCGATCACGGGACTGTCGGGCGTCCTCACCGGCGACCCACAGTGGGTGGGCGTCGGGTCCGACCGGGAGGAGGTGCTGTGA
- a CDS encoding DUF6517 family protein: MPRVRRRALAVALALLLATSGCLGVLSGDATTFEADPADVDDAAASETGFEKNGTRDSVVTREIGPDGVSETVRVVNKVTTYEKTLEIPLLGSARLGVFSIVSSPAVEIAGQTFNPVADYSNDRLVQLVTNRFGSLSNVEQVGSRQVTVLGSQTTVTKYSATTTVQGQQIDVFVHVTKVRHEDDFLVGIGVYPQRLDQESEVLSLYRAIEHPASGE; this comes from the coding sequence ATGCCACGAGTACGACGACGGGCGCTCGCGGTCGCACTGGCCCTCCTCCTCGCGACGAGCGGCTGTCTCGGCGTCCTCTCGGGGGACGCGACGACGTTCGAGGCCGACCCCGCCGACGTCGACGACGCGGCCGCCTCTGAGACCGGGTTCGAGAAGAACGGGACGCGCGACAGCGTCGTGACCCGGGAAATCGGGCCCGATGGCGTCTCGGAGACGGTTCGGGTCGTCAACAAGGTGACGACGTACGAGAAGACCCTCGAGATTCCCCTCCTCGGGTCGGCCCGGCTGGGCGTGTTCAGCATCGTGTCGAGCCCCGCCGTCGAGATAGCCGGACAGACGTTCAACCCCGTCGCGGACTACTCGAACGACCGGCTCGTCCAGTTGGTGACGAACCGGTTCGGGTCGCTTTCGAACGTCGAGCAGGTGGGTTCACGGCAGGTCACGGTGCTCGGGAGTCAGACGACGGTGACGAAATATTCGGCGACGACGACGGTTCAGGGTCAGCAGATCGACGTGTTCGTCCACGTGACGAAGGTCCGCCACGAGGACGACTTCCTCGTCGGCATCGGCGTCTACCCCCAGCGACTCGACCAGGAGTCGGAGGTCCTCTCGCTGTACCGGGCGATCGAACACCCCGCGTCGGGGGAGTGA
- a CDS encoding mechanosensitive ion channel family protein produces the protein MTRRLGYSALVVAGIAALAAGYIQATGPFPDPFPTTVLSGNVVLTKALLVVSTVLGFYGVYVIVLRVLAARFTKRRAHDVRNVLRLLLGGTALISVLGVITEQWVGVLLSLGVVGFAITFALQQPLLSLLGWVYIMLKRPYAVGDRVKIGDSKGDVIEVDFLVTTLWEVNGDLVSTHQPSGRVVTVPNSVVLSSQVVNYTTLVDHVWNELSIQVAFETDLRFARQTMIDVADDYLGDAMAREIADYRERLSETAVELEVQDGPTVNVVQTESWVELRLRYLVHPRGARTRNVLYERILERFNAAPERVKFPVSRNR, from the coding sequence GTGACGCGTCGACTGGGGTACTCCGCGCTCGTCGTCGCCGGCATCGCCGCACTCGCCGCCGGCTACATCCAGGCCACCGGACCCTTCCCCGACCCGTTCCCGACGACCGTCCTCTCGGGGAACGTGGTGCTCACGAAGGCGCTCCTCGTCGTCTCGACCGTCCTCGGCTTTTACGGCGTCTACGTCATCGTCCTCCGCGTGCTCGCCGCGCGCTTTACGAAACGCCGCGCCCACGACGTCCGCAACGTCCTCCGACTCCTCCTCGGGGGGACCGCGCTCATCTCGGTCCTCGGCGTCATCACCGAGCAGTGGGTCGGCGTCCTCCTCTCGCTCGGCGTCGTCGGGTTCGCCATCACGTTCGCGCTCCAACAGCCCCTCCTCTCGCTCTTGGGGTGGGTGTACATCATGCTGAAGCGGCCCTACGCCGTCGGGGACCGGGTGAAGATCGGCGACTCGAAGGGTGACGTCATCGAGGTCGACTTCCTCGTCACGACCCTCTGGGAGGTCAACGGCGACCTCGTCTCGACGCACCAGCCCTCCGGACGGGTCGTCACGGTGCCCAACAGCGTCGTCCTCAGTTCGCAGGTCGTCAACTACACGACGCTCGTCGACCACGTCTGGAACGAACTGTCGATTCAGGTGGCGTTCGAGACCGACCTCCGGTTCGCCCGCCAGACGATGATCGACGTCGCCGACGACTATCTCGGCGACGCGATGGCGCGCGAAATCGCCGACTACCGCGAGCGGCTCTCGGAGACCGCCGTCGAACTCGAAGTCCAGGACGGACCCACGGTGAACGTCGTCCAGACGGAGTCGTGGGTCGAACTCCGCCTCCGGTACCTGGTTCACCCCCGCGGGGCTCGAACCAGAAACGTCCTCTACGAGCGCATCCTCGAACGGTTCAACGCGGCCCCCGAGCGCGTGAAGTTCCCCGTCAGTCGGAACCGATGA
- a CDS encoding DUF7836 family putative zinc-binding protein, with protein MVEAFVRLLCPECKKDWETKPSELPGPRNNFSCPGCHATRRLAEFMRTEHDLKTLKQLQ; from the coding sequence ATGGTCGAGGCCTTCGTCCGACTGTTGTGTCCGGAGTGCAAGAAAGACTGGGAGACGAAACCCAGTGAACTTCCCGGTCCACGGAACAACTTCTCCTGTCCGGGCTGCCACGCGACGCGACGGCTGGCGGAGTTCATGCGGACCGAACACGACCTCAAGACGCTGAAGCAGTTGCAGTAA
- a CDS encoding translation initiation factor IF-2 subunit beta, whose translation MDYDDALNRGLERAPDIEEADSRYEVPEASVRPEGNVTVYQNFQATVDHLARDAEHVLKFLQSELGTAARIDEAGRARLTGSFKQSRVQNAMESYAEGFVRCSECGLPDTRLVTENGATVLKCDACGALSAVPDA comes from the coding sequence ATGGACTACGACGACGCACTCAACCGCGGGCTGGAGCGGGCCCCGGACATCGAGGAGGCTGACTCTCGGTACGAGGTGCCGGAGGCGTCCGTCCGCCCGGAGGGGAACGTCACCGTCTACCAGAACTTCCAGGCGACCGTCGACCACCTCGCCCGCGACGCCGAACACGTCCTGAAGTTCCTCCAGTCCGAACTCGGGACGGCCGCGAGAATCGACGAGGCGGGGCGCGCCCGCCTCACCGGGTCGTTCAAGCAGTCGCGCGTACAGAACGCGATGGAGTCGTACGCCGAGGGGTTCGTTCGCTGCTCGGAGTGTGGCCTCCCCGACACACGGCTGGTGACGGAGAACGGCGCGACGGTGCTCAAGTGCGACGCCTGCGGGGCGCTGTCGGCGGTCCCCGACGCGTGA
- the trpB gene encoding tryptophan synthase subunit beta produces the protein MSHENLDTGDDGQFGEFGGRHVPEMMEEPLAQLAEAFENIVQTPEFHAEFRDILEPYAGRPTPLYHAANLSEAYGADIYLKREDLLHGGAHKINNAVGQALLASKAGKSRLIAETGAGQHGTATAMVGALFDMDTEIYMGKKDVERQKMNVFRMRLMGAEVNEVTRGGAGLADAVDAALEDFAHNMEDTHYLVGSAVGPDPFPRMVREFQSVIGREAREQVIEETGGLPDACVACVGGGSNAIGLFHAFRDDDVAFYGAEGGGEGSDSKKHAAPLAKGKEGVIHGMQTRVIDDDVEVHSVSAGLDYPGVGPEHAMFRAVGRCEYHGVTDDQALDAFRTLSETEGIIPALETSHAVALAKELAEEHDTIVVNLSGRGDKDMEQAAELFDLGA, from the coding sequence ATGTCTCACGAGAACCTCGACACCGGTGACGACGGACAGTTCGGCGAGTTCGGCGGGCGACACGTCCCCGAGATGATGGAAGAACCGCTCGCGCAACTGGCGGAGGCGTTCGAGAACATCGTCCAGACCCCGGAGTTCCACGCCGAGTTCCGGGACATCCTCGAACCGTACGCGGGGCGGCCCACTCCGCTCTACCACGCCGCGAACCTTTCGGAAGCGTACGGCGCGGACATCTACCTCAAGCGGGAGGACCTCCTCCACGGCGGGGCGCACAAGATCAACAACGCCGTCGGGCAGGCGCTCTTGGCGTCGAAGGCCGGCAAATCGAGGCTCATCGCCGAGACCGGCGCGGGTCAGCACGGCACGGCGACGGCGATGGTCGGCGCGCTGTTCGACATGGACACGGAGATATACATGGGGAAGAAGGACGTCGAGCGGCAGAAGATGAACGTCTTCCGCATGCGACTGATGGGCGCGGAGGTGAACGAAGTCACCAGGGGCGGCGCCGGCCTCGCCGACGCCGTCGACGCCGCCTTGGAGGACTTCGCGCACAACATGGAGGACACCCACTACCTCGTCGGCTCCGCCGTCGGCCCGGACCCGTTCCCGCGGATGGTCAGGGAGTTCCAGTCGGTCATCGGGCGGGAGGCACGCGAGCAGGTCATCGAGGAGACGGGCGGGCTACCGGACGCCTGTGTCGCTTGCGTCGGCGGCGGGTCGAACGCCATCGGACTCTTCCACGCGTTCCGCGACGACGACGTCGCCTTCTACGGTGCCGAAGGCGGCGGCGAGGGGTCCGACTCGAAGAAACACGCGGCGCCGCTCGCGAAAGGAAAGGAGGGAGTCATCCACGGGATGCAGACGCGGGTCATCGACGACGACGTCGAGGTCCACTCGGTCTCTGCTGGTCTCGATTACCCCGGCGTCGGCCCCGAACACGCGATGTTCCGCGCCGTGGGCCGGTGTGAGTACCACGGCGTCACGGACGACCAGGCGCTCGACGCCTTCCGGACGCTCTCGGAGACGGAGGGCATCATCCCGGCGCTGGAGACGAGCCACGCAGTCGCCCTCGCGAAGGAACTCGCCGAGGAACACGACACCATCGTCGTCAACCTCTCGGGTCGGGGTGACAAGGACATGGAGCAGGCGGCGGAACTGTTCGACCTCGGCGCGTGA
- a CDS encoding NOP5/NOP56 family protein: MNDGTAPGSRGWFADVEREDRDGAAASIADGEADTPRDWPMLAVDEGAVASTEAYYEWLHEATVHATKGAVNARERADDQQLKHAVRAMDDAARTANELAERVGEWAGALFDDVGSGIDAARAVAARDPSDPTEERVVALASQVVALADERDELRAYLESHAPTVVPNLAEMAGPVLASRLVALAGGLEPLAKMPAGTVQVLGAEDALFAHLRGHAPSPKHGVIFTHEFVRGTRREDRGSAARAFAAKLALAARADHYAGERRERLHADLAARMERIRSRAEGGSEGGDEA, encoded by the coding sequence ATGAACGACGGAACCGCTCCAGGGAGTCGGGGCTGGTTCGCGGATGTCGAACGTGAGGACCGCGACGGGGCCGCCGCCTCTATCGCCGACGGCGAGGCCGACACACCCCGCGACTGGCCGATGCTCGCGGTCGACGAGGGTGCTGTCGCCTCGACCGAGGCGTACTACGAGTGGCTCCACGAGGCGACCGTCCACGCCACGAAGGGGGCGGTCAACGCCCGCGAACGCGCCGACGATCAGCAACTGAAACACGCCGTCCGCGCCATGGACGACGCCGCGCGGACGGCGAACGAACTCGCCGAGCGCGTCGGGGAGTGGGCCGGTGCGCTCTTCGACGACGTCGGCTCGGGTATCGACGCCGCCCGTGCGGTCGCCGCCCGCGACCCGTCGGACCCCACCGAAGAACGTGTCGTGGCGCTGGCCTCGCAGGTCGTGGCGCTGGCTGACGAACGCGACGAGTTGCGGGCGTACCTCGAATCTCACGCCCCGACGGTGGTGCCGAACCTCGCCGAGATGGCCGGTCCGGTCCTGGCTTCCCGCTTGGTCGCGCTCGCGGGGGGGCTCGAACCGCTGGCGAAGATGCCCGCCGGGACGGTCCAGGTTCTCGGCGCGGAGGACGCGCTGTTCGCCCACCTGCGCGGGCACGCCCCCTCGCCCAAACACGGCGTCATCTTCACTCACGAGTTCGTCCGTGGCACCCGCCGCGAGGACAGGGGGTCGGCCGCCCGCGCGTTCGCAGCGAAACTCGCGCTGGCCGCCCGCGCGGACCACTACGCCGGCGAACGCCGCGAGCGACTGCACGCCGACCTCGCCGCGCGGATGGAGCGTATCCGAAGCCGCGCCGAGGGGGGGAGCGAAGGAGGTGACGAGGCGTGA
- a CDS encoding cold-shock protein, with amino-acid sequence MAKGNVDFFNDTGGYGFISTDDADDDVFFHMEDVGGPDLEEGQEVEFSIQSSPKGPRAANLTRL; translated from the coding sequence ATGGCGAAAGGAAACGTTGATTTCTTCAACGACACTGGCGGCTACGGTTTCATCTCGACGGACGATGCGGACGACGACGTGTTCTTCCACATGGAGGACGTCGGCGGCCCGGACCTCGAAGAGGGACAGGAGGTCGAGTTCTCCATTCAGAGCTCGCCCAAGGGTCCCCGCGCTGCGAACCTCACGCGCCTGTAA
- a CDS encoding DNA-3-methyladenine glycosylase family protein, which yields MSRESTTLEFETGTIPLSEVGPFDLQATLESGQSYLWDRSDGRMYDSLHAHGGDAWYETAVPAVEGVTEEQCVVRVRQRDGVLEWESTIDAVPLLTHLLRLDDDLDAILDATPDLPLLRSAYERYRGMRLVRDPPFPCLVSFICSAQMRVSRIHEMQRRLAREYGDAVQVGDETYHAFPTPTQLAAATESDLRALKLGYRAPYVQRTAAMVAEGEAHPREAQGREYEAAREYLTRFVGVGDKVADCVLLFSLGYLEAVPLDTWIQTAIADHYPDCDRGSYRETSRAVRERFGGTYAGYAQTYVFYYLRAGGDA from the coding sequence ATGAGCCGCGAGTCGACGACGCTGGAGTTCGAAACCGGCACCATCCCCCTCTCGGAGGTTGGCCCGTTCGACCTGCAGGCCACGCTGGAGAGCGGGCAGTCGTACCTCTGGGACCGCTCCGACGGACGGATGTACGACTCGCTGCACGCCCACGGCGGCGACGCCTGGTACGAGACGGCCGTCCCGGCCGTCGAGGGCGTCACCGAGGAGCAGTGCGTCGTCCGGGTCCGCCAGCGCGACGGGGTGTTGGAGTGGGAGTCGACCATCGACGCCGTGCCCCTCCTGACGCACCTCCTCCGCCTCGACGACGACCTCGACGCCATCCTCGACGCGACGCCCGACCTCCCGCTCTTACGGAGTGCCTACGAGCGGTACCGGGGGATGCGACTCGTGCGCGACCCGCCCTTTCCCTGTCTCGTCTCGTTCATCTGCTCGGCGCAGATGCGCGTCTCACGCATCCACGAGATGCAGCGGCGGCTGGCCCGCGAGTACGGCGACGCGGTCCAGGTGGGAGACGAGACGTACCACGCGTTCCCGACGCCGACCCAGCTCGCGGCGGCGACCGAGTCCGACCTCCGAGCACTGAAGCTCGGCTACCGCGCGCCGTACGTCCAGCGGACGGCGGCGATGGTCGCCGAGGGCGAGGCCCACCCGCGCGAGGCCCAGGGGAGAGAGTACGAGGCGGCCCGGGAGTACCTCACCCGGTTCGTCGGGGTCGGCGACAAGGTGGCCGACTGCGTGCTCCTCTTCTCGCTCGGTTACCTCGAAGCGGTCCCGCTCGACACGTGGATTCAGACCGCCATCGCCGACCACTACCCCGACTGCGACCGGGGGAGCTACCGGGAGACCTCCCGCGCCGTCCGCGAGCGGTTCGGCGGCACCTACGCCGGCTACGCACAGACGTACGTCTTCTACTACCTCCGCGCCGGCGGGGACGCGTAG
- a CDS encoding DUF555 domain-containing protein — protein MDCRVVVEAAVPVYDVETEDEAIRIAISKTGEMLNPDLNYVEIEMGSRTSPSGEELLPAFVAADEALVALELEMRVFNVEQEEHAARIARKEIGKRLTNIPLEVILVEPIPEEGEEDESSTDTDSSRSSDGGRAQSDADDDLIPEFEDLVDDG, from the coding sequence ATGGATTGCAGGGTCGTCGTCGAGGCTGCAGTTCCGGTGTACGACGTCGAGACGGAAGACGAGGCGATCCGTATCGCGATCTCGAAGACGGGGGAGATGCTGAACCCCGACCTCAACTACGTGGAGATCGAGATGGGCTCGCGGACCTCCCCGTCGGGGGAGGAACTCCTGCCCGCGTTCGTCGCGGCCGACGAGGCGCTCGTCGCACTCGAACTGGAGATGCGCGTGTTCAACGTCGAACAGGAAGAACACGCCGCTCGCATCGCCCGGAAGGAGATCGGCAAACGGCTCACCAACATCCCGCTGGAAGTCATTCTCGTCGAACCCATCCCCGAAGAGGGAGAGGAGGACGAGTCCTCGACCGACACGGACTCGTCGCGGTCGAGCGACGGCGGGCGCGCCCAGTCCGACGCGGACGACGACCTCATCCCCGAGTTCGAAGACCTCGTCGACGACGGCTGA
- the corA gene encoding magnesium/cobalt transporter CorA has translation MTVGAVVYTEAGVDTYDGADLERARDADGTTWVRAWDATPGELDRVASVFGIHHLSVEDIQRDIRPKTEEFSSHTFVLVKTASLRTGETTFREELRTQQIGLFIGRDWLVTMSTVGTDAVESVWRSIQRGDVRTLRLGPDFAAYRVIDRIVDEYFVVLDETEDLIEEIEDGVLAGPSEEVLVALNDVRRDLLSVRKVLWPTREAAAILARGDPDYVQPSTEKYYRDVYDHLVQLVDLTETYRDLARGARDIYLNSLSQSTNEVMKTLTVVATILLPLTFIVGIYGMNFSGGPYNMPELGWRFGYPAVMFGMASVTAILVAYFRQQRWL, from the coding sequence ATGACGGTCGGTGCGGTCGTCTACACCGAGGCGGGGGTCGACACCTACGACGGCGCCGACCTCGAACGGGCCCGCGACGCCGACGGGACGACGTGGGTCCGCGCGTGGGACGCCACTCCGGGAGAACTCGACCGCGTCGCCTCCGTGTTCGGCATCCACCACCTCTCAGTGGAGGACATCCAGCGAGACATCCGGCCGAAGACCGAGGAGTTCTCCTCACACACGTTCGTCCTCGTGAAAACCGCCTCGCTCCGGACGGGCGAGACGACGTTCCGCGAGGAACTGCGGACCCAACAGATCGGCCTCTTCATCGGTCGGGACTGGCTCGTGACCATGTCGACCGTCGGCACCGACGCCGTCGAGAGCGTCTGGCGGTCCATCCAGCGCGGGGACGTACGGACGCTCCGGCTCGGCCCGGACTTCGCCGCCTACCGCGTCATCGACCGCATCGTCGACGAGTACTTCGTCGTCCTCGACGAGACCGAAGACCTCATCGAAGAGATCGAAGACGGCGTCCTCGCGGGGCCGAGCGAGGAGGTGCTCGTCGCGCTGAACGACGTCCGGCGCGACCTCCTCTCGGTGCGGAAGGTGCTGTGGCCGACCAGGGAGGCGGCGGCGATTCTCGCGCGTGGGGACCCCGACTACGTCCAGCCGTCGACCGAGAAGTACTACCGCGACGTGTACGACCACCTCGTCCAACTCGTCGACCTGACGGAGACGTACCGCGACCTCGCTCGCGGCGCGCGGGACATCTACCTCAACTCGCTGTCGCAGTCGACCAACGAGGTGATGAAGACGCTGACCGTCGTCGCGACGATTCTCCTGCCACTCACGTTCATCGTCGGAATCTACGGTATGAACTTCTCCGGCGGACCGTACAACATGCCCGAACTCGGCTGGCGGTTCGGTTACCCCGCGGTGATGTTCGGGATGGCGTCGGTCACGGCGATTCTCGTGGCGTACTTCCGACAGCAGCGGTGGCTCTGA
- a CDS encoding amino acid permease: MAGGNRQLSLPHALGVVAGALLGAGALYIPERVENLAGPATPLSFLVAAAGALALAVGYATFCSGPLGDDGAGAYLHLSRTWRSRAVGFFFTWPTVAAYAALLALLARYLARLAPLGLPENVVALGTLGVLLALHLAGPVAVGRVGLVLSGVFTLFVLVLSVAALSVVVPGNFVPLFPTPVLREQPVLSVGRGAVVALFGFVGFEACAALAGSVRLPRETLPRALVGGVAGVGVLVTLLAFVTLGVVPWARMIFASVPFVDAAASGLSVPASALVAPGLVLATLAALVALSWAPTRTLAGLGELVPPLAHANRGGAPDVASVVVFALAGALVSVDAVFVGLFLAVPGLLVCYVAHGLTTAALPVVNPDLYRTCEFRLSPRLLALCGLSGAGLAGLLLWQALTLDPAIVLGYTRVGPAVTGPAADPLVRSPMESAIPALVGWETLGVLVYVAARDYREEVGVELEPLTRY, from the coding sequence ATGGCTGGTGGGAACCGACAGCTGTCGCTCCCGCACGCCCTCGGCGTCGTGGCCGGCGCGTTGCTCGGCGCGGGCGCGCTGTACATCCCCGAGCGCGTCGAGAACCTCGCCGGCCCGGCGACGCCGCTGAGCTTCCTCGTCGCGGCTGCTGGCGCGCTCGCGCTCGCGGTCGGTTACGCGACGTTCTGCTCGGGGCCGCTCGGCGACGACGGCGCGGGCGCGTACCTGCACCTCTCGCGGACGTGGCGCTCCCGGGCCGTCGGCTTCTTCTTCACGTGGCCCACGGTCGCCGCCTACGCCGCCCTACTCGCGCTCCTCGCACGGTACCTGGCCCGCCTCGCCCCCCTCGGACTCCCCGAGAACGTCGTCGCCCTCGGGACGCTCGGCGTTCTCCTCGCGCTTCACCTCGCCGGCCCGGTAGCCGTCGGTCGCGTCGGCCTCGTCCTTTCGGGGGTGTTCACGCTTTTCGTCCTCGTCCTGTCGGTCGCGGCCCTCTCGGTGGTCGTCCCAGGCAACTTCGTCCCGCTCTTTCCGACGCCCGTGCTCCGCGAGCAACCGGTGCTGTCCGTCGGTCGGGGCGCGGTCGTCGCGCTGTTCGGCTTCGTCGGGTTCGAGGCGTGCGCCGCGCTCGCCGGTTCGGTCCGGTTGCCGCGGGAGACGCTCCCCCGCGCGCTCGTCGGAGGAGTGGCGGGCGTGGGGGTGCTCGTGACGCTGCTGGCGTTCGTCACGCTCGGGGTGGTCCCGTGGGCGCGGATGATATTCGCCTCGGTCCCGTTCGTCGACGCGGCCGCCTCGGGCCTCTCCGTTCCCGCCAGCGCGCTCGTCGCTCCCGGCCTCGTCCTCGCCACGCTGGCCGCGCTCGTCGCCCTCTCGTGGGCTCCGACCCGGACGCTCGCGGGGCTTGGGGAGCTAGTGCCGCCCCTCGCTCACGCGAACCGGGGCGGCGCACCTGACGTCGCCAGCGTCGTCGTCTTCGCCCTCGCGGGCGCGCTCGTCTCCGTCGACGCCGTCTTCGTCGGCCTCTTTCTCGCCGTTCCGGGGCTGCTCGTCTGCTACGTCGCACACGGGCTGACGACGGCCGCCCTTCCCGTCGTGAACCCCGACCTTTACCGGACGTGCGAGTTCCGTCTCTCGCCGCGACTCCTGGCGCTGTGTGGGTTGAGCGGGGCCGGACTCGCGGGGCTGTTGCTCTGGCAGGCGCTCACCCTCGACCCCGCAATCGTCCTCGGGTACACCCGCGTGGGTCCGGCCGTGACGGGACCGGCGGCCGACCCGCTCGTCCGGTCACCGATGGAGAGCGCGATACCGGCGCTCGTCGGCTGGGAGACGCTCGGCGTGCTGGTGTACGTCGCCGCCCGGGACTACCGCGAGGAAGTCGGAGTCGAACTGGAGCCGCTGACGCGTTATTGA